Proteins encoded by one window of Halococcus agarilyticus:
- the phoU gene encoding phosphate signaling complex protein PhoU, with protein MPRESYQEQLDDLREDVLYMSEIVLERLRLGLDALASKDETTAREVIEGDAEINRMYLDLEGSCIDLFALQQPVAGDLRFIASSFKIITDLERIADLATNLGEYTLQAERDVFPEVDVQGIGDFTVEMVENAMTAYAEEDVDACYAIDARDDDLDDRCERASSVVVRDLIETELDAGETVDQMMADVSRLLLTIRDLERIGDHAVNISARTLYMVENDDELIY; from the coding sequence ATGCCCCGCGAAAGCTACCAAGAGCAACTCGACGATCTCCGCGAGGACGTGCTCTACATGAGCGAGATCGTTCTCGAACGCCTCCGGCTGGGACTCGACGCGCTCGCCAGCAAGGACGAGACGACCGCGCGGGAGGTCATCGAGGGTGACGCCGAGATCAACCGGATGTACCTCGATCTCGAAGGCAGCTGTATCGACCTGTTCGCGCTCCAGCAGCCGGTCGCGGGCGATCTCCGCTTCATCGCCTCCTCGTTCAAGATCATCACCGATCTCGAACGCATCGCGGATCTCGCCACCAACCTCGGCGAGTACACCCTCCAGGCCGAACGCGACGTCTTCCCCGAGGTCGACGTCCAGGGGATCGGCGATTTCACCGTCGAGATGGTCGAGAACGCCATGACCGCCTACGCCGAGGAGGACGTCGACGCCTGCTACGCCATCGACGCCCGCGACGACGACCTCGACGACCGCTGTGAGCGCGCGTCGAGCGTCGTCGTCCGGGATCTGATCGAGACCGAACTCGACGCCGGCGAGACCGTCGACCAGATGATGGCCGACGTGTCGCGACTCCTGCTGACGATCCGCGATCTCGAACGCATCGGCGATCACGCGGTCAACATCTCCGCACGGACGCTCTACATGGTCGAGAACGACGACGAGCTCATCTATTGA
- a CDS encoding inorganic phosphate transporter — protein MALSPLLLVGLAVVVFVGFNIGGSNVGVAFGPAVGSKSVSATGAAALMTVSFFVGGWTVGRGVVRTMGGRIVPSSEFTLAAGIVVLFFIGLALFLANVVGVPASTSMTGVGSIAGLGLATNTLNWTTMGEIVSWWIVSPVIAFWVSGVIGRYFYPHLNRLFAVKQTEGSLLALDRSRTPPRPTLGANTTVRELVGTLLVVVVACYTAFSAGTSNAANAIAPLVGAGVLDIGPGIVLAGLAVGLGAFTIGRRTIDTMGNDLTDMPLLAALIVAVVSSTLVTLLSWFDIPVSVVIISTMSIVGLGWGRATRSVTVADVREGEAPTVSVDALAADVDTQTVGGGGNPPDPEAEPTPIGDEIGSDEPTGLFKPGASARVIAMQNLVPAVATLTSFLLFRFVLFS, from the coding sequence ATGGCGCTCTCTCCTCTTTTGCTCGTCGGGCTCGCGGTCGTGGTCTTCGTCGGGTTCAACATCGGCGGCTCGAACGTCGGGGTTGCGTTCGGGCCGGCGGTCGGGTCGAAGTCGGTCTCGGCGACGGGCGCGGCGGCGCTGATGACCGTGAGTTTCTTCGTCGGCGGCTGGACGGTCGGCCGGGGCGTCGTCCGGACGATGGGGGGTCGGATCGTCCCGTCGAGCGAGTTCACGCTCGCGGCCGGCATCGTCGTCCTCTTCTTCATCGGTCTCGCGCTCTTTCTCGCGAACGTCGTCGGCGTTCCCGCCTCGACCTCGATGACGGGCGTCGGTTCGATCGCCGGCCTCGGCCTCGCGACGAACACCTTGAACTGGACGACGATGGGCGAGATCGTCTCGTGGTGGATCGTCTCGCCCGTGATCGCCTTCTGGGTCAGCGGCGTCATCGGTCGGTACTTCTACCCCCATCTGAACCGGCTGTTCGCCGTCAAGCAGACCGAGGGCTCGCTGCTCGCACTCGACCGCTCGCGGACGCCGCCACGACCGACGCTCGGCGCGAACACCACCGTCCGAGAGCTCGTCGGCACGCTGCTCGTCGTCGTCGTGGCCTGTTACACGGCGTTCAGCGCGGGCACCTCGAACGCGGCGAACGCGATCGCCCCGCTGGTGGGGGCGGGAGTGCTCGACATCGGACCGGGCATCGTCCTCGCGGGGCTCGCCGTCGGCCTCGGGGCGTTCACGATCGGCCGACGGACCATCGACACGATGGGCAACGACCTCACCGACATGCCGCTGCTCGCGGCGTTGATCGTCGCGGTCGTGAGTTCGACGCTCGTGACGCTGCTCTCGTGGTTCGACATCCCTGTCAGCGTCGTCATCATCTCGACTATGAGCATCGTGGGCCTCGGTTGGGGGCGCGCCACGCGAAGCGTCACCGTCGCCGACGTCCGCGAGGGCGAAGCGCCCACGGTCTCGGTCGACGCGCTCGCTGCCGACGTCGACACGCAGACCGTGGGTGGTGGGGGGAATCCGCCCGACCCCGAGGCGGAGCCGACCCCGATCGGCGACGAGATCGGCAGCGACGAGCCGACGGGCCTGTTCAAGCCTGGCGCGAGCGCGCGCGTCATCGCCATGCAGAACCTCGTACCCGCGGTCGCGACGCTGACCTCCTTCCTGCTCTTCCGGTTCGTCCTGTTTTCCTGA
- a CDS encoding iron transporter, which produces MDRRRYLRLAVASSVALAGCSATESGGEPGGSSSATATTAGGDDATNAGTAESGNRRGRGVYVQSFSESMYVVGNGVMGVSSSAGENATSSSETTSGTNRTNTATGSDAATAGVPDGAAARPIAGDYRFALMYAAPHVFWTVNGTETTRQPIEQGDSLHLMSVVWDPETGTVLPDVGLSVEISGDGDLVSQEVIYPMLSQRMGFHYGANFALPGDGTYTVRLSVGGTGVRRTGAFAGRFAEPASVTIEFPFTETTREQVVSPKAPRAGEPGAIAPMEMATIPSVVAPTKPELGGVFVGRATSDDAVFLVTRLSPDESPLDDGNPYLVVSARTPYNRMVLPAMALSATLKRGGSTVFEGALARTLDRDLGYHYGAAVDSARPGDRLTISVTTPPQVARHEGYENAFLDMSEMSLTL; this is translated from the coding sequence ATGGATCGTCGGCGATACCTGCGACTCGCCGTCGCCTCGTCGGTCGCGCTCGCCGGCTGCTCAGCGACCGAATCCGGTGGCGAGCCAGGCGGTTCGTCGTCCGCCACAGCCACGACAGCGGGAGGCGACGACGCCACGAACGCCGGGACGGCCGAGAGCGGAAACCGCCGCGGACGTGGGGTGTACGTCCAGTCGTTCAGCGAGTCGATGTACGTCGTCGGCAACGGGGTCATGGGTGTTTCGAGCAGTGCGGGCGAGAACGCGACGAGCAGTTCGGAGACGACGTCCGGCACGAACCGAACGAACACAGCGACCGGATCCGATGCCGCCACAGCGGGAGTGCCGGACGGAGCCGCCGCCAGGCCGATCGCCGGCGACTACCGCTTCGCGCTGATGTACGCCGCCCCACACGTGTTCTGGACCGTCAACGGCACGGAAACCACGAGACAGCCAATCGAACAGGGTGACTCGCTGCATCTCATGAGCGTCGTCTGGGATCCGGAAACCGGGACGGTGCTCCCCGACGTTGGCCTCTCGGTCGAGATCAGTGGGGATGGAGACCTCGTGAGCCAAGAAGTGATCTACCCGATGCTGTCCCAGCGGATGGGGTTTCACTACGGCGCGAACTTCGCGCTGCCCGGCGACGGGACCTACACCGTGAGGCTCAGCGTGGGTGGAACGGGCGTCCGGCGGACGGGGGCGTTCGCGGGTCGGTTCGCGGAGCCGGCGAGCGTCACGATCGAGTTCCCGTTCACCGAGACGACGCGCGAGCAGGTCGTCTCGCCGAAGGCTCCACGAGCCGGTGAGCCGGGCGCGATCGCGCCGATGGAGATGGCTACGATCCCGTCGGTGGTCGCCCCGACGAAACCCGAACTCGGCGGTGTGTTCGTCGGCCGCGCCACGAGCGACGACGCGGTGTTTCTCGTCACTCGACTATCCCCGGACGAGAGTCCGCTCGACGACGGCAACCCCTATCTCGTGGTGTCGGCGCGAACGCCGTACAACCGGATGGTGCTACCCGCGATGGCGCTCTCGGCGACGCTGAAGCGTGGCGGATCGACCGTCTTCGAGGGGGCGCTGGCGCGCACGCTCGATCGCGATCTCGGCTACCACTACGGTGCCGCCGTCGACAGCGCGAGGCCAGGCGACCGCCTCACGATCTCGGTCACGACGCCACCCCAGGTCGCCCGCCACGAGGGCTACGAGAACGCGTTTCTCGATATGTCCGAGATGAGTCTGACGCTGTGA
- a CDS encoding NUDIX hydrolase has protein sequence MSWREIRPVALAAVRRENGELLVSKDHEPGEDEPFYRLIGGGVEFGEHSCEAVVREFREELDVELTNVGLVGTHENVFTFDGEQGHEIWRVYEGDIAEDWPYERDRFEGHEPELDETYEATWVAPEQLRNDVTFYDPVVLDDLD, from the coding sequence ATGAGTTGGCGAGAGATCAGGCCGGTCGCGCTCGCAGCGGTCCGGCGGGAGAACGGCGAGCTTCTGGTCTCGAAGGATCACGAACCAGGCGAGGACGAGCCGTTCTACCGGCTCATCGGCGGCGGGGTCGAGTTCGGCGAACACAGTTGCGAGGCAGTCGTCCGGGAGTTCCGCGAGGAGCTCGACGTCGAGCTCACGAACGTCGGCCTCGTCGGCACTCACGAGAACGTCTTCACGTTCGACGGCGAGCAGGGCCACGAGATCTGGCGGGTGTACGAGGGCGACATCGCCGAGGACTGGCCGTACGAGCGCGATCGATTCGAGGGCCACGAGCCCGAACTCGACGAGACCTACGAGGCGACGTGGGTGGCCCCCGAGCAATTACGAAACGACGTGACGTTCTACGATCCGGTGGTGCTCGACGACCTCGACTGA
- a CDS encoding amino acid-binding protein: MFDEIMGKFEGSPSQQAVVRLLLERGFSVNAEGRVVSGGIEIPNTQLASEIGVDRRVVDSTTDAVLADDELRPIFRNISAVPSLRDLAPVLDLSVLTVAVADAEQSGIVAAVTGEIAARDISVRQTISEDPEFTDEPRLSIITDEPLPGEVLTAIREFAFVRKLELE; the protein is encoded by the coding sequence ATGTTCGACGAAATCATGGGGAAGTTCGAGGGCAGCCCGAGCCAGCAGGCGGTCGTCAGACTGCTGCTCGAACGCGGGTTCTCAGTCAACGCCGAGGGCCGAGTGGTCTCGGGCGGGATCGAGATCCCGAACACCCAACTCGCCAGCGAGATCGGCGTCGATCGGCGCGTCGTCGACTCGACCACCGACGCGGTGCTCGCGGACGACGAACTCCGTCCCATCTTCCGGAACATCTCCGCGGTCCCCAGTCTCCGAGACCTCGCGCCGGTGCTCGACCTTTCGGTGCTGACCGTGGCGGTCGCGGACGCCGAGCAGTCGGGGATCGTCGCGGCCGTCACGGGCGAGATCGCCGCCCGCGACATCTCGGTGCGCCAGACCATCAGCGAGGACCCGGAGTTCACCGACGAGCCCCGGCTCTCGATCATCACCGACGAACCGCTGCCCGGCGAGGTGCTGACCGCGATCCGCGAGTTCGCGTTCGTCCGCAAGCTCGAACTCGAATGA
- a CDS encoding 30S ribosomal protein S8e yields MKDQGRSVRKRTGGRRRPIRGKRKHELGSEATETEVGDRALKTVDARGNTEKVRAISTDSASVATDDGTTHATIEGVAENPANPNYVRRNIVTRGALIETSEGLARVTSRPGQDGQVNAVLEE; encoded by the coding sequence ATGAAAGACCAGGGACGCTCGGTCCGGAAGCGTACCGGCGGACGACGACGCCCGATCCGCGGCAAACGAAAACACGAACTCGGCAGCGAGGCGACCGAAACCGAGGTCGGCGATCGAGCCCTGAAGACCGTCGACGCGCGCGGCAACACCGAGAAGGTCCGCGCGATATCGACCGACAGCGCGAGCGTCGCGACCGACGACGGCACCACCCACGCGACGATCGAGGGCGTCGCGGAGAACCCCGCGAACCCGAACTACGTCCGCCGGAACATCGTGACCAGGGGCGCGTTGATCGAGACGAGCGAAGGGCTCGCGCGCGTGACCTCCCGGCCCGGCCAGGACGGCCAGGTCAACGCCGTTCTCGAAGAGTAG
- the hisB gene encoding imidazoleglycerol-phosphate dehydratase HisB translates to MTRSATVTRETAETTVEISLTIDGDGESTVETGIGFFDHMLASFAKHGLFDLDVTCDGDLHIDDHHTIEDVAITLGEAFDEALGDRAGIRRFADRKVPLDEAVGSVVVDVSGRPLFRFDGGFSQDSVGEFSSTMAAHFCRSLATNAGLTLHAAVEGENAHHEIEALFKALARALDDATRPDERREGTPSTKGAL, encoded by the coding sequence ATGACGCGGAGCGCGACTGTGACCCGCGAGACCGCCGAGACCACAGTTGAAATCTCGCTGACGATCGACGGCGACGGCGAGTCGACCGTCGAGACCGGGATCGGCTTCTTCGATCACATGCTCGCCTCGTTCGCGAAGCACGGGCTGTTCGATCTCGACGTGACCTGTGACGGCGATCTCCACATCGACGACCACCACACGATCGAGGACGTCGCGATCACCCTCGGCGAGGCGTTCGACGAGGCGCTCGGCGACCGCGCAGGGATTCGACGCTTCGCCGACCGAAAGGTCCCGCTCGACGAGGCGGTCGGCAGCGTCGTGGTCGACGTCTCGGGTCGGCCCCTGTTCCGGTTCGACGGTGGGTTCTCCCAGGATTCGGTGGGGGAGTTTTCGAGCACGATGGCCGCTCACTTCTGCCGCTCGCTCGCAACGAACGCCGGACTGACCCTCCACGCTGCGGTCGAGGGCGAGAACGCCCACCACGAGATCGAGGCGCTGTTCAAGGCGCTCGCGCGTGCGCTCGACGACGCCACCCGTCCCGACGAGCGTCGTGAGGGCACCCCGAGCACCAAGGGCGCGCTCTAA
- the upp gene encoding uracil phosphoribosyltransferase: protein MPIEDRDPASLITHALARDTLSRLRSVETEQVAFRKGLVKLGRICGYEIIDGAMETEYVSITTPLAETTGEHVKGLDNVVIVNVLRAATPFVEGLLKAFPRAKQGVISAGRDESAGMTDGEFPITIDYVKLPEITEDDTVIVADPMLATGSTMCRVLDHVLETAPEPEDLFVLSAVSAPPGLLRVGERFPEADLLTVSVDDELDDDGFIVPGLGDAGDRAFRTK from the coding sequence ATGCCCATCGAGGACCGCGATCCCGCATCCCTCATCACACACGCGCTCGCCCGCGACACGCTCTCACGACTCCGCAGCGTCGAGACCGAACAGGTCGCCTTCCGGAAAGGACTGGTGAAGCTCGGTCGGATCTGTGGCTACGAGATCATCGACGGCGCGATGGAGACCGAGTACGTCTCGATCACGACCCCGCTGGCGGAGACCACCGGCGAACACGTCAAAGGGCTCGACAACGTGGTGATCGTGAACGTGCTCCGGGCGGCGACACCGTTCGTCGAGGGGCTCCTGAAGGCGTTCCCGCGCGCGAAGCAGGGCGTCATCTCCGCCGGCCGCGACGAGTCGGCCGGGATGACCGACGGCGAGTTCCCGATCACGATCGACTACGTCAAGCTCCCCGAGATCACCGAAGACGACACCGTGATCGTCGCCGACCCGATGCTCGCCACCGGGAGTACGATGTGCCGGGTGCTCGACCACGTTCTGGAGACCGCCCCCGAGCCCGAGGACCTGTTCGTGCTTTCTGCGGTGAGCGCGCCGCCGGGCCTGCTCCGCGTCGGCGAACGCTTCCCCGAGGCCGACCTCCTCACCGTGAGCGTCGACGACGAACTCGACGACGACGGGTTCATCGTGCCGGGCCTCGGCGACGCGGGCGACCGCGCGTTCCGCACGAAGTAA
- a CDS encoding HAD family hydrolase — MAIRAVAFDLDYTLAIPERDRQALLDEASAAVDGPSLSREAYLDAHRRNLTNRTREPIFDDLLADHDTDASASELADTYRDAITDALVPVAGAEALVRGLREEYRVGLLTDGPVCAQQAKIDALGWGDLFDAVVITGSLDAGKPDARAFRAELDALGTTADETVYVGDSAELDIDGARAAGLRAVQVLDDGAASPEADAAIERDALADRLPGIVADLD; from the coding sequence ATGGCCATCAGGGCGGTCGCGTTCGATCTCGATTACACCCTCGCGATCCCCGAACGCGACCGCCAGGCGCTGCTCGACGAGGCGAGTGCGGCGGTCGACGGCCCCTCTCTCTCCAGAGAGGCCTACCTCGACGCCCACCGCCGGAACCTCACCAACCGGACCCGCGAACCCATCTTCGACGACCTCCTCGCCGATCACGACACCGACGCCTCGGCGAGCGAACTCGCGGACACCTACCGCGACGCGATCACCGACGCGCTCGTGCCGGTCGCAGGGGCCGAGGCGCTCGTCAGGGGGCTCCGCGAGGAGTACCGCGTCGGACTGTTGACCGACGGGCCGGTGTGCGCCCAGCAGGCAAAGATCGACGCGCTCGGCTGGGGGGACCTGTTCGACGCCGTCGTGATCACGGGCTCGCTCGACGCCGGCAAGCCGGACGCGCGTGCGTTCCGGGCCGAACTCGACGCGCTCGGCACGACCGCCGACGAGACGGTCTACGTCGGCGACAGCGCCGAACTCGACATCGACGGTGCGCGTGCTGCCGGTCTTCGCGCGGTTCAGGTTCTCGACGACGGGGCGGCGTCACCCGAGGCCGACGCCGCGATCGAACGCGACGCCCTCGCCGACCGCCTCCCCGGGATCGTCGCGGATCTCGACTGA
- a CDS encoding DUF2240 family protein, translating to MSLRSAVAAPFVGRGEPSLAESEFVVALSLDRNWFSPDQATRLADVAVGEGLLDRTDDGLVPTFDPEAVTIPEEFVPSEELLQQRSTFERVLDAVVAEGIEKREAVAAINRLQGSLGVTVEAAAVLYARRHEVDVSDAAERALDDLDAGQ from the coding sequence GTGAGTCTCCGGAGTGCGGTCGCGGCACCGTTCGTCGGCCGGGGCGAGCCATCCCTCGCCGAGAGCGAGTTCGTGGTCGCGCTCTCGCTCGACCGGAACTGGTTCTCGCCGGACCAGGCCACCCGCCTCGCCGACGTTGCGGTCGGCGAAGGACTGCTCGATCGCACCGACGACGGTCTCGTGCCCACGTTCGATCCCGAGGCCGTGACGATCCCCGAGGAGTTCGTCCCGAGCGAGGAGCTCCTCCAGCAGCGCTCGACGTTCGAACGGGTGCTCGACGCGGTCGTGGCCGAGGGGATCGAGAAGCGCGAGGCGGTCGCGGCGATCAACCGTCTCCAGGGATCGCTCGGCGTCACCGTCGAGGCCGCCGCCGTGCTGTACGCCCGACGCCACGAGGTCGACGTGAGCGACGCGGCCGAGCGCGCGCTCGACGACCTCGACGCCGGTCAGTAA
- the fer gene encoding ferredoxin Fer: MPTVEYVNYEVFDDQGWDLEDDDLFEKAEEADLGDEDYGTLDVNESEYILEAAEAQGYDWPFSCRAGACANCAAIVKEGEIDMDMQQILSDEEVDDRNVRLTCIGSPAADTVQIVYNAKHLDYLQNRVI, encoded by the coding sequence ATGCCTACCGTAGAATACGTCAACTACGAAGTGTTCGACGACCAGGGCTGGGACCTCGAGGACGACGACCTGTTCGAGAAGGCCGAAGAGGCCGACCTCGGCGACGAGGACTACGGCACGCTCGACGTCAACGAGTCCGAGTACATCCTCGAAGCCGCCGAGGCCCAGGGCTACGACTGGCCGTTCTCGTGTCGCGCCGGCGCGTGTGCGAACTGCGCCGCCATCGTCAAGGAGGGCGAGATCGACATGGACATGCAGCAGATCCTCTCGGACGAGGAGGTCGACGACCGCAACGTCCGCCTGACCTGCATCGGCAGCCCCGCCGCCGACACCGTGCAGATCGTCTACAACGCGAAACACCTGGATTACCTCCAGAACCGCGTTATCTGA
- a CDS encoding phosphate signaling complex PhoU family protein — METRKVQVTGGSTYTVSLPKSWATDNGVSAGSEVEFYPEDESLLLAPRTEETTAEGTLDVTDLEGPELTRAVVMMYVNGFDVITLETASVDAAQRRTIREATQGLVGLEVIEETSERVSLQDLLDSSELSIHNAITRMRLVSLTMLADAVEALRAGDPDLAADVIERDDDVDRLWYMTARVFRSALRDPGAATDIGLSRETCFDYHSAARQLERVADHATKIAEVVTDVEGVSEDVGEALDALHGGAADVVETAMDALLAESDDDALRLANDAMTAIDDIDERAREVDGLLRDRDPERSQRLGLVVDSLSRSADYGGNIAETAMQKAAPQP, encoded by the coding sequence ATGGAGACGCGCAAGGTCCAGGTCACGGGTGGGTCGACCTACACCGTGTCGTTGCCGAAGTCGTGGGCGACGGACAACGGCGTCAGCGCCGGGAGCGAAGTCGAGTTCTACCCCGAGGACGAGTCGCTGTTGCTCGCCCCCCGGACCGAGGAGACCACGGCCGAGGGAACGCTCGACGTCACCGACCTCGAAGGACCGGAACTCACGCGCGCGGTCGTGATGATGTACGTCAACGGATTCGACGTCATCACCCTCGAGACCGCGAGCGTCGACGCCGCCCAGCGCCGGACCATCCGCGAGGCGACGCAGGGGCTCGTGGGGCTCGAAGTCATCGAGGAGACCTCCGAACGGGTGAGCCTCCAGGATCTCCTCGACTCCTCCGAGCTCTCGATCCACAACGCCATCACCCGGATGCGCCTGGTCTCGCTCACCATGCTCGCGGACGCGGTCGAGGCGCTCCGGGCGGGGGACCCCGACCTCGCGGCCGACGTGATCGAGCGCGACGACGACGTCGATCGGCTGTGGTACATGACCGCGCGGGTGTTCCGGAGCGCGCTCAGGGATCCGGGTGCGGCGACCGACATCGGGCTGTCGCGCGAGACGTGCTTCGACTACCACTCGGCCGCACGCCAGCTCGAACGCGTCGCCGACCACGCGACCAAGATCGCCGAGGTCGTGACCGACGTCGAGGGTGTCTCCGAGGACGTCGGCGAGGCGCTCGACGCACTTCACGGGGGGGCAGCGGACGTGGTCGAGACCGCGATGGACGCGCTGCTCGCCGAGAGCGACGACGACGCACTCCGACTCGCGAACGACGCGATGACCGCGATCGACGACATCGACGAGCGCGCCCGCGAGGTCGATGGCCTGCTTCGAGACCGCGACCCCGAACGCTCCCAGCGGCTCGGCCTCGTCGTGGACTCGCTCTCCAGAAGCGCCGATTATGGAGGAAACATCGCCGAAACCGCGATGCAGAAGGCCGCACCGCAGCCGTAA
- the hisA gene encoding 1-(5-phosphoribosyl)-5-[(5-phosphoribosylamino)methylideneamino]imidazole-4-carboxamide isomerase, which produces MFSGFEVIPAVDVRDGQAVQLVGGERSTGNEYGDPVAAAERWVAAGARTLHLVDLDGAFEGERANAAAIERIVETVDIPVQLGGGIRTAADARDLLDRGVDRVILGTAAVENPELVAEISETHPGSVVVSLDARGGEVVISGWTETTGMDPATAAAEYEDRGAGAILFTDVDVEGRLDGVQTDPVRRLVDAVEIPVVASGGVATIDDIQALRNVGASAVVVGSALYEGRFTLDAAMAAVADE; this is translated from the coding sequence ATGTTCTCCGGGTTCGAGGTGATCCCTGCGGTCGACGTTCGGGACGGCCAGGCCGTCCAGCTCGTCGGCGGCGAGCGCAGTACTGGAAACGAGTACGGCGATCCGGTCGCGGCGGCCGAACGCTGGGTCGCGGCGGGCGCGCGAACGCTCCACCTCGTGGATCTCGACGGGGCGTTCGAGGGCGAGCGGGCGAACGCCGCCGCGATCGAGCGGATCGTCGAGACGGTCGATATTCCCGTGCAGCTCGGCGGCGGCATCCGCACCGCCGCGGACGCGCGCGACCTGCTCGATCGCGGTGTCGACCGGGTAATCCTCGGCACGGCTGCCGTCGAAAATCCGGAACTCGTCGCGGAAATCAGCGAGACCCATCCGGGCAGCGTGGTGGTGAGCCTCGACGCCAGGGGCGGCGAGGTCGTGATCTCGGGCTGGACCGAGACCACGGGAATGGATCCGGCGACGGCGGCGGCGGAGTACGAGGACCGCGGCGCGGGCGCGATCCTCTTCACCGATGTCGATGTCGAGGGTCGTCTCGACGGCGTCCAGACCGATCCCGTTCGTCGGCTCGTCGACGCCGTCGAGATCCCCGTGGTGGCGAGCGGCGGTGTGGCGACGATCGACGACATCCAGGCGCTTCGCAACGTGGGTGCGAGCGCCGTCGTGGTGGGCAGTGCGCTCTACGAGGGCCGGTTCACGCTCGACGCCGCCATGGCGGCGGTGGCAGACGAGTAG
- a CDS encoding IMPACT family protein: MSDAPETYRTVAGRGEAAFEVQGSRFLGHVVPVGSVDAAEAFVASVEAEYGDATHNVPAYRVRADPLREYASDDGEPGGSAGKPALTVLKREALENVAAVVTRYYGGTNLGVGGLSRAYGRAVKLAVDDTGTLEERPHETVAIAVGYDDSGTVRGIVESADVTFEATYGERVAFEVQVPVAEGDALRERVLSATSGRAEIDTG; the protein is encoded by the coding sequence ATGAGCGACGCGCCCGAGACCTACCGAACCGTCGCGGGGCGTGGTGAGGCTGCCTTCGAGGTCCAGGGCTCGCGGTTTCTCGGCCACGTCGTTCCTGTGGGATCGGTCGATGCCGCGGAGGCGTTCGTCGCGAGCGTCGAGGCGGAGTACGGAGACGCGACCCACAACGTGCCCGCCTACCGCGTTCGTGCTGATCCGCTCCGCGAGTACGCGAGCGACGACGGCGAACCCGGCGGGTCGGCCGGCAAGCCGGCGCTCACAGTCCTGAAACGCGAGGCGCTCGAAAACGTCGCAGCGGTCGTCACGCGGTACTACGGCGGGACGAACCTCGGCGTCGGCGGGCTGTCGCGAGCCTACGGTCGCGCGGTCAAGCTGGCGGTCGACGATACCGGCACCCTCGAAGAGCGGCCCCACGAGACCGTCGCGATCGCGGTCGGGTACGACGACTCCGGGACCGTCCGCGGGATCGTCGAGAGTGCGGACGTCACATTCGAGGCGACCTACGGAGAACGTGTCGCGTTCGAGGTCCAGGTGCCGGTGGCGGAAGGCGACGCGCTTCGCGAGCGAGTGTTGAGCGCGACCAGCGGACGGGCGGAGATCGACACCGGATGA
- the pyrF gene encoding orotidine-5'-phosphate decarboxylase: protein MGFFDRLAARIDAVDSVLSVGLDPDPDRLPDHLADHDLPRWAFNRRIIDATHDHAACYKPNAAFYEDPDGWRALRETVAYAHGKDVPVLLDAKRADIGNTARQYATHLDDSAGDHAADGTAADAITVNPYLGRDSLEPFLSREAGVFVLCRTSNPGGADLQNCELADGERLYERVARLAEGWNERGNVGLVVGATAPDELESVRELVPDLPFLVPGIGAQGGDMEAAIEYGLTDGVGLVNSSRGIVFAGEGESFAGAAGEAAKRLKRRLNEYR from the coding sequence ATGGGATTTTTTGACCGACTCGCCGCCCGGATCGACGCGGTCGACAGCGTGCTCTCGGTGGGACTCGACCCCGACCCCGACCGACTCCCCGACCATCTCGCCGACCACGACCTGCCGCGCTGGGCGTTCAACCGCCGGATCATCGACGCGACACACGACCACGCCGCGTGCTACAAGCCGAACGCCGCGTTCTACGAGGACCCCGACGGCTGGCGCGCGCTCCGCGAGACCGTGGCCTACGCCCATGGCAAGGACGTTCCAGTACTGCTGGACGCGAAACGCGCCGACATCGGCAACACCGCGCGTCAGTACGCGACCCACCTCGATGATAGTGCAGGCGACCACGCGGCCGACGGAACGGCCGCCGACGCGATCACCGTCAACCCCTACCTCGGCCGGGATTCGCTCGAACCGTTCCTCTCCCGGGAGGCGGGCGTGTTCGTGCTCTGCCGGACCTCGAACCCCGGCGGGGCGGACCTTCAGAACTGCGAGCTCGCGGACGGCGAGCGCCTCTACGAGCGGGTCGCTCGGCTCGCCGAGGGCTGGAACGAGCGCGGCAACGTCGGCCTCGTCGTGGGTGCGACCGCACCCGACGAACTCGAATCGGTGCGCGAACTCGTCCCCGACCTTCCCTTTCTCGTCCCCGGGATCGGCGCTCAGGGCGGCGACATGGAGGCTGCGATCGAGTACGGCCTCACCGACGGCGTCGGGCTCGTGAACTCCTCGCGCGGGATCGTCTTCGCCGGCGAGGGCGAGTCGTTTGCGGGGGCGGCGGGCGAGGCAGCGAAGCGACTCAAACGCCGGTTGAACGAGTACCGATAG